One region of Lampris incognitus isolate fLamInc1 chromosome 4, fLamInc1.hap2, whole genome shotgun sequence genomic DNA includes:
- the LOC130111153 gene encoding gonadotropin-releasing hormone II receptor-like encodes MNATLHQPVVTMYLQTKASVMNSSCNWSWPQSNVTSGGSAMQLPTFSTAAKARVIITFVLCGISTFCNLAVLWAANSNGKRKSHVRVLIINLTVADLLVTFVVMPVDAVWNITVQWLAGDFACRLLMFLKLQAMYSCAFITVVISLDRQSAILNPLAINKARRRNRIMLTVAWCMSAVLSVPQIFLFRNVTITHPEDFTQCTTRGGFVAHWQETAYNMFTFSCLFMLPLVIMIICYTRIFCEISKRMTKNNLSSNEVHLRRSKNNIPKARMRTLKMSIVIVISFIVCWTPYYLLGLWYWFFPENLEGKVSHSLTHILFIFGLFNACLDPIIYGLFTIHFQKGLKRYYRNATRMSDLESSTAITGSFRFNANSVVLKRQLPTAGQSRMGPCSDCTEPESKSPQSSHPTECRDANRDPNQSSMDNIL; translated from the exons ATGAATGCCACTCTCCATCAACCCGTCGTGACCATGTATCTCCAGACAAAAGCATCTGTCATGAATTCCAGCTGCAACTGGTCATGGCCTCAAAGCAACGTAACATCAGGGGGCAGTGCTATGCAGCTGCCCACATTCTCCACGGCCGCCAAGGCCAGAGTGATCATCACCTTTGTTCTGTGCGGCATATCTACCTTTTGCAATCTGGCTGTATTATGGGCAGCAAACAGCAACGGCAAGCGTAAATCCCATGTCCGGGTGCTGATAATCAACCTGACGGTGGCTGATCTACTGGTGACCTTCGTTGTGATGCCCGTGGATGCAGTGTGGAACATCACAGTCCAGTGGCTTGCCGGGGACTTTGCCTGCAGGCTTCTGATGTTTCTTAAGCTGCAGGCGATGTACTCTTGTGCCTTCATCACCGTGGTGATCAGTTTGGATAGGCAGTCGGCCATCCTCAACCCTCTGGCTATCAACAAGGCTAGGAGGAGGAACAGAATTATGTTGACTGTGGCATGGTGTATGAGCGCTGTGCTGTCAGTCCCTCAG ATTTTCCTCTTCCGTAACGTGACCATCACCCATCCAGAGGACTTCACTCAGTGCACCACGCGCGGGGGTTTTGTCGCCCACTGGCAAGAGACGGCCTACAATATGTTCACGTTCTCCTGCCTGTTCATGCTGCCCTTGGTGATCATGATCATCTGTTACACCAGGATCTTCTGCGAAATCTCAAAGCGGATGACGAAGAACAACT TGTCTTCAAATGAAGTGCATCTGCGGCGTTCGAAGAACAACATCCCCAAAGCGCGGATGAGAACTCTGAAAATGAGCATCGTCATAGTCATATCTTTCATCGTCTGCTGGACTCCATACTACCTACTGGGCCTGTGGTACTGGTTCTTTCCTGAGAACCTGGAAGGCAAGGTCTCTCATTCATTGACCCACATCCTGTTCATCTTCGGGCTTTTCAATGCCTGCCTGGATCCAATCATCTATGGCCTGTTCACCATTCATTTCCAAAAGGGGCTCAAAAGATACTACCGCAATGCCACCAGGATGTCGGATCTGGAGAGTAGCACGGCTATAACGGGATCTTTCAGATTTAATGCCAATTCAGTGGTCTTGAAAAGACAGTTGCCTACTGCTGGCCAGAGCAGGATGGGACCGTGCAGTGATTGCACTGAACCAGAGTCCAAGTCACCCCAAAGCAGCCACCCAACAGAATGCAGGGATGCTAACAGGGACCCTAACCAGTCCAGTATGGACAATATACTGTAA